The DNA region tttcagtttcgaaactgaactttctgttttggctattttggggatggttctgattgtttttggatTCTTatgtcttcatgagatttgtagagcttcgagtcgcgatcacgtgggcacttgaatcgctccaaaatgagtttatatgagagagttatgttcaaaatagtgaaatactagcaggCTGTCTTGAAAATCCATaatgaaccttctgttttggctattttgggatcgttctaattgtttctgggttttagtgtcctaataagaatagtagagctctgagtaatggtcgcgtagccacttaaatcgtctcatttggtttccgtatgagtgagttatgcctgTTTAGAGGTGTCCTAAAACAATGTTAGTTTGTAATAAGTTTCATgttagtttgtagtatcgaacgctttgttgtgatgttatgtttgttatgcttcgggaggcgacgtcatcgaggaacctttctagttgatagTTGCAAATCGAACCTGACTCTTTGAAGCGTCGtcattggtgagtagtagcagtcccttaaagggtctcatcagactacattcttgaaaataaactttttactaaagctcttttgaattggaaattgttgagacaaatgttgttgtgaatgtttatgctgatattatgatatggtcaatggatcgggcttgcgagctggtcattgatggagttgaggaacattgttccctgctccctgtttttaaagcgaattgtcattgagatattgactagcttcacccgagagcgacatagccttagagctaaggggcacctctcaaactagactccctgtgcgcacatagatctagggaactgatgttgcttttaaacctatgatttgaattactgtgtttgttgttttggattgttacttctcattcagtttaatctaaTTCCctattgtttccatcttttagttgattacagatcggaaccgatcgggaacgatgggttagcggtgattGAACAACATTCCAAGGTTGTATTTTGAGCTGAGCACAtaggaatttgtagttttgtattaggtttttggataaatgtgtattagatttggttgtgttggttattttggacttgtagagaattgtatgattatcttgtgtattagttagatattggtttttgggatttagctgagttagtcacgttgaagagcttgtgacccctttgctcgagttttggaagtgtaatttcagtttcttgggacaCGAACACAGTGATGaacctgtttacccagtcaacggtaagtcgggttgttacacatGCAACAAATCTATAACCTAGATCAAGATCGGTCCGGTCCCAAGCAATTTCAACTTAATTTCCAACCACAATGGCATTTCTCTTTATCGATATTAATATTTGACATCTAGACACAAATAtcattaaacttaattatttaattaatttaactttcacaaataataaaaaacaagtaaatagaaaaaaataataatttaaataacagcccctcttgtatgagaccgtcgaTCGTGAGACGAGTTCATATAAAAAGTCTATTATGctaatatgttttattattGGACTATTTAGCTCAAATATAAAACACGTCTCACGGGTAtaccgtctcatataagaatttgtgttcaaATAAATAAGACTTTGATATATTACCTTAACTAGAGAGACGAAGTtgctaagaaaaataattttgaaagttATCTTTAACGGAATGAAAATTATCATACCAGCTAATAGTAATACGGTTTCATACACCAATGACCCActttaaaataagtatttttataattcaatataattaaCTCATAACATAAATTTCCCCTTCGCTACCTTAGACTTGCATTCCGACTCATGGGGCCCGAGGGACAGGGACCTTAGCACCAAACTTCTAACTACACCACCTGAACTTCACCAATATTTTATCAACTATTACTACTTGTATTCCTTTTAGAATCATTGTCTTAAATAATACCCTTTTTAATTTAAAGTAATtgtcctatttaattttttgacgctatttgtattttgtttataatttaaatgtcaaaatatactcaaataaagttttatttaattcgtctcaatgtaaattttattaatattaattttctattatttttaatgatgcacatttaaaaatatttaagattgaataaatgctttaaataaagtataaaaaccaaataaattaaTCCATGTGAATTGAAAAAGAAACAAGGAGTTCAAggagaagttaggggttgcacctTTTTTCGAAAAGATGCgggagaacaggttgagatggtttgggcatgcgTAGAGAAACACATATGACGCCCCAGTTTgaaggatcgaatgcatcatagtAGAGGGCAAGAGAAGTCGATGAAGACCTAagagaacgtgggaggaacaaATTGGAAGTGACATgcatgaacttcacctctcTAAGGACCTGACCAGGTATAAGGGCATagttggcggcgccttatccacgtcttagattactaaatcCGTCTCTTTTACCCATCGTTTGTTATTAttcattgcctttaattatcACTCTTTatctccttctttacttttatctttatttttatttatttgtaagttgcagatttctctctctttgaagaccctTTTTGAGCTGagagactctttgaccgcacactcctctatgggtatgagctacCGTCTTTCTTCCTTCCCCAGACCTTGACCATAATTTTCTATAAGCGAAATACACAgaatataatgatgatgaattgaaaaaaagttCTTTTAACTCAATTTATTTGAATATGCAATGTATgattcaaatatattaaaatttcaatagAGGTGAATAACTCAAAAATCAATCACACCTCAACCATTTTAAATCCATTTTTGCAGTGCATGAGATTAATAACAAGCAACTTAGTAAAATAATTATCgtacttaaaattataataacatttgaTCACAATCTAGACAAGATAACTACCACTCACCAAACCCATCTTCCTATTCCTAAATTTAATAACTACCAACAATATATTACTCTTTTAAACCGTCCACACactttcatttttctcatttcttatAGTATACTTGGCTTTTTACTCCTTTTGTTTTCTCTACAAACAAAATGGTTAACTTGGTGGCAGCCCAAAGACCCCTCCTCCATGGCCTTATGAAATTGGCCGGAATACGGCCTACAACCGTAGATATCGAACCCGAGGGAACCACAATGTCATTCTGGGTTCCCTCGGAAACACTCGTAAAACCCAACAAAAAGCCCAACAAGCCCAAACCTGTGGTGGTTCTAATCCACGGGTTTGCAGCTGAGGGAATAGTGACATGGCAGTTCCAAGTGGGTGCCCTTACAAAGAAATACTCTGTTTATGTTCCGGACTTACTTTTCTTTGGTGGGTCCGCTACAGGTGCTTCCGACAGGTCTCCAACATTCCAGGCGGAGTGTCTGGCGGCTGCATTGTTTAAGCTGGGTGTTACTAGGTGTACGCTTGTTGGGTTTAGTTATGGTGGTATGGTTGCGTTTAAGCTGGCGGAAATGTGGCCTGACCTTGTTGAGGCATTGGTGGTCTCGGGTTCGATTCTTGCTATGACGGAGTCGATTAGCGAGGCGGAGTTGAATAGAATGGGGTTTAGATCATCGTCGGAATTGTTGTTGCCGACGTCGGTTAATGGGTTGAAGACTTTGCTTAAGATTGCTACTCATAAGAACTTGTGGTTTCCTCATCGCTTGCACAAGGACTATCTTGaggtatcattttttttttactctcaACCCTttagttttacttttaaatttttagctattattttgaaagactaaTTATCGGTgagataaattgaaaataaataagttataagctaataattatattaattagacAATTCAATCATTATGTTGCATTGTATACTCACAACAGTAGGTAATACTTAGAAAAATGGTTTTTACCTTATtgaaattagttttttatttttatgattgatTGACATGAATCcattgaaatttgaattgatTAGAACTACTCTGATATTTCATTTTTCCTAAATTAGATGAGACGAGTAGAGATGAGTAGAGTAGAGGGAACTGAGCTGGTTGTCTTGGTTGTCTAGGACGTTACTTAAATATAGTAAAATATTATTTCTAGTTGCAAGAAAGTTAGGTAGTTTTTAATAGTTACTAATCATATGGTAGATTTGGTTTTGAACCCATCTAGTGCGTGCATCCTCACAAttcttatttagttttttttttttaaaaaacgtaGCTCTATCTTAGTGTAACCCTAGAATTTAGATTTGTTAATTGAAGAAACATATGTATTGAATTGTTTggccttttaattttaaatgtaattttaatatttaaattaaaggcattacttaaatttttttctggATCTACACCTGAAGACGAGGAGTTTAAAGAGTAAGTTAGTAGATAAACATAGTATGCTATCAATACTCACTTGACACAATTAGCACGTTGTAAAGTTTTATGACTTCTCCCAAAATCGTTACATCTTGGTTCATTTCTCTTTCataatgatttttaatattacttaaatatgtaattttcgTTTAGAGTAGGGATGTGAGTTGTTTGGGATGGCTATTAGGTGGATCATGTGATCAGCAAGAGCTAGAAACATGCTTTAAAGGTTATTATAACTTGTAACAGATTTACAAATGAGTATAGATATGTAACAAATGGGTTTTGCACTTCATATACGTACTTTGGATAATTTTAGTTGATATACAGAGTATATACATCAAAAATACTACCTAATTGGGCATTAGCTTATATCAAGATAAAGAGTGATTATTAATTATGAACAACATATAAATTATAGATATAATGTGCTTTTAATTCAtctattgaaaattttaaattttaaagtgataTGTCGTGATAGTTATTGGTCCAAAGTTCTGTTAATCCAGcttcaaatttgattttgatattcAGTTTTGaatttagttttaaaaattcaatGAATTTGAGTTTAAGTCCAAAGTAATTATAAATCTTGGACCGatgttttaataaaatttcGCTTTACTAAGAACGTGTTGCTTTGACAAATTATAGTGCCTAATGTGCACATAACTTGAAAAGATTGTTGATACTTAACTTAAGATATACATCAAAAGTGAAATTGGACCTGCTTCGAATCTAACCCATAATTACTCTATAAGCAAGAACAAACATCCTAATTAAATACACATAAAGGATAGAAAATACAGAACTTAATTTTTAGTTGTTGAACAAGACAAAAGAATACAGGTTGATGAAATATATGAACAATAATATGAAGAAAAAGGATGATGAGTAGGTGGATAAGattaaaataaagaatattatatatatatatatatatatatatatatatatatatatatatatatatatatatatatatatatatatatatatatatatatatatatatatatatatatatatatatatatatatatatatatataaagttaaaAGATACcagtaaaattaaatatatatatgtgaaattAAAGAAACTGAAGAAATAGATTTGTATTTTGAAGGAAAAATAAGCAACTCTCATTATGAAAGTAACGTATAACAATTTTTGACTAATGAGAGACATCACATATTCGTGTTATAAGCATTAATTGCTTCTCAATCGAAAAAGGTTTCGTTTGATGCAAGAAGAAATCatcatatatataattgaaaagAGGAAAAAATGAGCTTCAATTATTCAAGTTACTTATGTAATTTAGATGTTGATTTGGTTATTAAATTGTAATTAATAGTAATTGTTTGCTTCCTTTAATTTGCCacctttattattaatgttattgttttgtttttatgtagTAGTTCAACTAACTATACCTAATGCCTTAATGGTTCAACAAAACTTAAATTCAAGTTATTGGAGCACACTAACTTGTTACATGTTCATCTTTATATACTCTTTTCCATTCTAATAAAAATGACCACATTTCTCTGTTATTTTTTGCTGTTACTTTCTGTAAAAAGATTAtggatataaattatttattatcttttttcATCCAAATCCTACTTACAAGCGAGATAttagatatgatgatgatgatttgtattctaataattaaatgtGACATTTGATTGGTTTGAtactaattttaagaaaaatagaggTCAACCTATCATAGCATGTGGGAGGAGTAAGGAAAAaagtgataatttaattatatttttgtaattagttAAATCCTATGATGAAATAAATTAAGGAAAAAGTTACTGAATTGAAAAATGTGACATTTAATGTGAGTATGCTAAAAGAAGAAATGTCAACTTTAATTAGAATAAGGTGATTATATATTCTTGCATAGACTTCCACACACAAGTTATAATATGATAGTTGAATTCatataagttacaattttaattgttgttacaattatcctttttattagcttttaagtttttttaagatactaattttatattaaaatttattccTATTCTCATTTTTATGacccaattttttattatttggatgacTTATTTTCACATTACATTGTAcccattttatttttacttaagtgatttttcttatttctaAAGTTATTAAATTATCTTTTACTATTCTAAGAGTACTATTAACTTATTAAAACTATTCTGTACAATTATTTATCTGTCCCAT from Amaranthus tricolor cultivar Red isolate AtriRed21 chromosome 3, ASM2621246v1, whole genome shotgun sequence includes:
- the LOC130808824 gene encoding uncharacterized protein LOC130808824 — encoded protein: MVNLVAAQRPLLHGLMKLAGIRPTTVDIEPEGTTMSFWVPSETLVKPNKKPNKPKPVVVLIHGFAAEGIVTWQFQVGALTKKYSVYVPDLLFFGGSATGASDRSPTFQAECLAAALFKLGVTRCTLVGFSYGGMVAFKLAEMWPDLVEALVVSGSILAMTESISEAELNRMGFRSSSELLLPTSVNGLKTLLKIATHKNLWFPHRLHKDYLEVMFTNRKERSELLEALVIAKQNPDIPIFTQRIHLLWGENDQIFRMEMAQQMKEKLGEKATYEGIKKAGHLVHLERPCVYNRCLKSFLASVYTDHDKK